The sequence below is a genomic window from Rhodothermia bacterium.
ATGGCGGAAGGAAAGCCTTAGATTTGCCGTCAAATTTGGGAAGAGTGAGATTGGGTTCCCGTCACGCAGTAATGGAGTTCCAGACTGGTCATACTCGGTAAATTGGACAAAAATGTGTTTGCCCCACGAGATATTTCCTGACGTTTCAAGTCCTTTGATCAGGCCAATTGCTCCTTCGGCCTCAATGCCTATATGTTGGGTTTGAGCGGCATTCCCATAACGGGGCACACCAAATTGATCGAGGCCACCGCTGGGTACAATTTCGTTCCGAAATCCCATAAAATATCCATTGACGCTTAAGCGGGTGATGTCGTTTCGGAAGGCAAAGCCGAGTTCTGTGTTGATGAGTTGTTCTGGTTTTACCAGAGGACGGGAGAAATCTGTTATTCCATGATTTACCTCAAATTTTGGTGTACTTCCTGCTCCGGCTTCTTCGGCATCGTAAAGTTCCTTTAGCCGAGGCTCACGGTTTGCAAGGGCAAAACTCCCATATAACGAAGCCGATTTGTTAAGGTTAATGGTAAGGCCAAGTCTCGGATTTATAAATAGATAAGGAACTGTAAACTTGTTGTTGAAATAGGCTTCCTCAAAGAAACGATAGGCCAATCTGACGGCCTGTACATCGCCTTGGAGTTGTGTGCTACGCCCTATTTTCTGCAAGTGTGAGGCGTATAAAGCGGTTAATATTTTGCCACCGCGATATTGATAAATGCGGGCATCAGCGTCGCCAATAAGGTTTTCGGGAACGTCGGCACTGGCACGTTGGATTCGGCCCCAATGCACGGAGCTATGCCAACGCACCTCGCCACCGATAGTGGTTTGGGCTTGGTTACTTTTATACGACCAAGAGGGTAACCAGCCAATATCGGCATTGTTCACCCGCGCGCGTTGGGTGATGGAGGTATTGGGAGAAACCGTATAGAAGTCTTGGTCTCGTTCCGCCGCACCGAGGTTATTCCAATTTTCGGGCAAGCGGAAAAAATTTGGAGTTCTCCAAGTAGCATCAAAATCAAAGTAACCACGTCCGATGAAGGCATACAATTTTTGGCTCAACGTTTGGTATTTGGCAATGGATTTGTCATACAAAACCTCGAAATGTGGTTGATGAAACCATTCTTGCTCATCAAAATTAGCCGAATAATTTGCACGGCGTTTTATGACATCTCCGTTGTCCGCTTTGTCTATGCCATAATAAGCCAAACCATCTTTTTGTGGCCCACCCCATGCTTGTATGGTAAGAGAAGCATCTTTTTTAAGGTGTTTGATACCAGCAAAATATCGCCAGAAATCCGTCCAACTACCCATACGGTAGCCGTCTGATCGTACACGGGAAAGCCGGAAAAAAGACGTGGTTCCTTTTTTACCCACACCCGAATTAAGCGCAAGGCTAAAGCGTTGTGTATTAAAAGCGCCATAACCGAGTGTGAATTGGGCGTTTCGCTGTGCTTTGTATGGGTCAGCCACAATATTTATGGCGCCACCAATGCCGGTAGCACCATAAAAAGCGGATCCCGCACCGCGCTGTACCTGAATGTCCGTAATGGCTCCTTGCTGATCAAAGAAATTGATCCAATACACGTTGTGGTCTTCGGCGTCATTTTGAGGAATACCGTTCACCGAAACGGCAATACGGCGTTGATCAAAACCGCGCATACGCAAGTACGCATAGCCAATGTTATTGCCATTTTCCGAATAATAGGTGACGGAGGGTAATTCTGCAAGGAGCGCTGGCAAGTCGCGGGTTTGTGGACGAGTTTGGAGGTCACTTGCCGAGAGGTTGGAGAACGTGATGGGGTTGACGTGTAGCTCGGCACGATGTGCCGTTATGGTAACGGCATCGGATTGGAGGCGCTGTGGCGTCAAGAAAATTTCGATGTTGTCTTGTGTGGTTAATCTTTGGCTGAAGTCCGCATAACCGATAAAAGAAACCCTTAGAACACACACGCAATCTGGAGCAATAGACATGGCAAACCGTCCGTTAAAATCGGAGGTGGCTCCTTTGACCAAGCGATTTCCATCTATCGTATGAATTTGTATGGTTGCACCCGGAAGGGGGGTTTGGTTTTGGGCATCCATGACTTTTCCAGAAATGGATTGCGCATGTACGGATTGGCAAAACAATAGAAAAAGCAGTACCGTATATCTCATGGTCTTCGTCGGTTGATGGAAACAAAAAAAGCAACCAACAAATGAGGATGCCTTGCTCGAAACGAAACCATGTTCGCACGATTTTCCTACGCCGGCATGATCCGGTTCAGGTGCAAAGGGTATGATCTCAGCCCAAAACGGGCACCCCCAATCGTTGTTTGTTGCCGCAAACCCCTAAAAGTGCTTTCTGGTTTCCCAAACCAGAGGGCTTCATGGAAAATTGGATTTTTCTTTGTTTTTGTAAAAGAGATAATACATGCCGCCAAATGCAAACCAACCTAACAAAAATCCCCAAAAAACATTACCCCATATGGGTAAATTCTTGCTGAAATGCAGGAGTAAAAGCCCTGGCATTGCAGAATAAAAAATGGGAAAAAAGTTGGAAAAAATAAGATTTTTTGGGGTACTTGAGATGGTAAAAAGGATAAAGAGTTGTGTAAATCTGGAAACAATTCCAGCAATACTTAATGCCATAATCGTCCAGAATGGGTTACCCAGAAGGCCAAAAATCCACAGAACCAACAACTGAAAAAGAAAGGACGTAAGGCTAAAAATAAGGTCTATACGTTGTTTTTGGAGCAAATCATAAATGGGAGAAAGTACAGAAGAGATGGTGATAAAAAACAACCAAGGGGCAATCCACTGTGCATAAGTCCCACTTGTTGCCCAATTCGGATTTTGCAAAATAAAAGCATATAATTCTGGACCAGCCAACATAACCGACAACACTGGAAAAGTCATCATCCAGAGCATACGCTGATATGTCAAGGCTGCAACATGACTTAAGCCCTTTTGGTGGAGTGCTTCGGCGGCCTGTGATAAAAACACACTGCTAATGGCGCTTCCCATTAATCCGGCTGGAATCACCAAATAGCGATACCCACGATCATAAACACCCACCACCGATTCGCCAAAAAAGTACCCCAAGCCCAAAATAATCATTTGTGTTGGAAGGGTATTGAGTAGGGCAGCAGGCATGGCATAGGCCGCAAAACGGTAATATCGTTTTATGGCATGGACCAAATACTTGGGATGGAAGGCACGTTTTAGCAGCGTTCGGTTCGGGAAATATGCTGTTATAAACAAATTAACCAACGAAAAAGTCCGTCCTAAAATAGCGCCACCAATAAGCCCAAAGGAACCCAGTCGGAGTATTCCGGCACCTAATTGCCCAAAGGAAGTTCCAATATTCCAGACGATGCGCGAGAGAGATATTTGCCGAAATGCGCGTATTCGAGTTAAATACAATTCAATTACACGCACTGCATTCGATAAAAAAGTAGCGAAGGGAACCGCCCACAACCAGTTTTTAAGGGTTGGCTTTTGGAAAGTTTGGGCAAAGAATTCCGCTGTAAAGGCAAATAAAACTTGGAGCAAAGCACAGAAGACCAAACTCGTCAAAAGCGATAACACAAGGACGTTGGTTGCGCCTTGAAAACTCCGTGGGAGTGCCATGGCGTCTTCTATCCGAAAACTTGCAATGACAGAGAAAACCATCACCAAAGCCTGAAACGTTGCCAGAATTCCAAAATCGGCCTCGGTGTAAAAATGAATCATTAAGAGCTGCGCAAAAAAACCTATGGCCATTCCAAGGGTGGAGCCAGAAATTAAGGTGGTCACCGATTTGCCAAAAGAGAGGGTTTCTTGCGAGTGTTTCACAGTTTTGGCCATTTATATAAAACCCATTCTTGGTTTTGATGGGCGATCGCGAGCCGATAAGCGCGTTTTTCGAGGTTTTTGTTCCGCAAAATATAGTCAGGTTTTTGAGGTATAACTTTGGCCCACCGCCATTCTGGTTGCAGATTGTTGGGTTGGGCGTGTTCGTGAAATGCCGCGTCTAATGTTGCTCCTACTTGCCGCATGGGTATCGGTTGTTTAACCAAAGGTGCGACTTGTTGAAGCTGGTGGCGCCAAAAAACCATTTCGGGATCGCGAAATGGAAAAGAAAGCCAATTTACAATTATACTGCGTTTTGCATTGCTTCGGAAGGTGGTATTAGAGGGTGGAATGGCAAAAAGTGCATTTTGGGGAGTGTTTTTGTAAATCCATTGTTCCATCTCGGATAGGGAAGAGGCGGCATAACAGAACGGGCCTGCTTTTTCAAATAGGCGGTCATTCTTTTGCCAAACCCCAACTGCAAACCCTAAGAAAAGCAAAACCATGAAGGTTTGCCACCAAAGAGGCTTGTGAAAGGCATATGTATTTATTTTATATATAATAGACGATAGACGATATTTCAAGAACCTTATTGTTGCACCTGAAATAAGCACGACGGCAAAGAGTTTAAGCCAAACAGCCAGTTTATAGAACTGAAACTTGGCCACAGCCAAGCTCTGAAAGACTTCTACGCCAAAAAAAGCGAGGCCCATAAGTAGGCCACTGACGAAAGAGAACCGTTTTAGGAAGGTTTGGTGTCGTAAAACGCCGCCTTTTTGAAGAAAATAAAAGGCCGCCGCACCCAATATTACAAGGGCAAGCCAGCCTAACGTTCTTGTGAGGTTGTACCCAAATAAATGGTGGAGTGGTAAACGAAAGAATACCAAAATCTCGAAAGGTGATCCGGTTCCAAAGAGATTGGCCAAAGTGATGGCAGGTTTTGACGTAAGTTGTTGGAAAGCAATCGGCCCAACGATAGGAAGGGAGGAAAGGGCATAAAAGCCCAAAAAAAGGAAGCCAGATCGCCGTGAAAGGGCTTGTTCCCGAACCTGCCAAACCGTTAAAATTGCCAAAACGATACCAGTTGTCATGCCTGTGATGAGGTGGAAACAAGTACCAATACCCAGTAACAATGCTGCATTTTGCATTTTTTTATTCCAAAAGGCCAAGACTGCCGGAAGGACAAATGTCCATGAGACCAATTCTGGAACCAAAAGGTTATACACCACATCATTTGCGCCAAGCGTCGTTTTATGGAACCCTACAATTGTGAGGAAAGTAGCCATAAGTGCTGCAAGTGGTTCTCTGATAATGCTCAACGCAATTCGATAAACCGCTTGTATGATCACCGTCCAGCACACAAGGTATGCAATGGCCACCACCAAAGGAATGGGTAAAACAAGCGAAGGCAAATAAAGCGAATACACAAAATAGGTGCGTACATTGAAACTTTCCGTCAGGCTACGCACAAACCAATCCGAGCCAAAAAGGTTAGGATCCAGTAACCTATACAAATAAGGCAACATCTCGTCTTGGTCTGATGTGGCAAAATCATAGCCAAAACGGAGAAAGTAGAGCAGCCAAAATATGCCAATCCAAGCAAATGGGATGTTCTTTGGCAAAGGCTTTATGGTTTTCGACGTATCCATTCTGCCATCCGAAGGAAGGGGTTTGAGGTTTGTTGGACATAGACATATGGGATCTCGGCGTCTGCAAATTTGCGCTTAAAAGCTGCGATAGACGGATGGTTTGCACCCACGAAGTCTAATTTTTCCATGCCTTTATGATGCAAGAAAGTGAAAGCAGAAATCAGCAAAAAGCCCATAAGTTCTAATTTCGGGACAAGGGTTGCACCAGCGAGCCACTCATAAGCCGTTTTTTTTGCTGAAAGGAAGACCACCACAGCCAAAGGTTCTTCGGGTAAATGTTTGAACGCAATGCTGCAAACTGTGGCTTCTTGGTGCGTTTTCAGCGTATTTACCAAGTGCAGAAGATTTGTGACCGGAATAGGCAATTTGCGTTGATGACGGGCATAGGATTGTGCAATCAATGCGGCATGTTTTTCGGTAAAACAGGCATCAGGCTGGAAGATTAACAATTTTGACGCCCGCCGAAACGCATGTCTTCGTTTTTGGGAAAGGGCTTGCAAGGTTACGTCTTCATTGCCGAGCAAGGTTTTCAACAATGTGTTTCGTTGATTGAGGTGCCATGGAACGGGTAAAGAGAAAGAGCGGAGGTCTATGGTGGGCAAAAACTCCATACTGGTGCTGGCGTAAGTCTCTAAAAAATAATCCAATACAGGTTCAATAATTTCTATAGTAGTGTGGCTTGGTAGCCAAAAAGGAGAGCCGTATGGAACCAAGGGAGGATTGACTGCTCGGCGAAAAGGTCCCCAATTCCGTTCAAAAACAGGGAAGCCGCCCACGAGTTTCTCCTGCTCAAAAATGCCCATTGTGATCGTCCGAATCTGTGGCACGGCGGTTTGGTAGGCCATTAGGAAGGCCGAGGAAAGAAAAGGGTGAACACCAACCGACTGCCCCATGACGAGGCTCCAATCTGCTAATTCTTCTGGAAACAAAGGGCGGAGGTATTTTGGAGACGTCAATGATTCCTTAACTTCTGTGATGGCCAATATGCTGGAAATTAAGGTTTTTTTTGAACAATCCCATGACCACACAATATTTTGCACCGCTTGATTGCTTTGAGGGCAATTATGTTACATTGCCCTCCGAAGAAGCACGGCATGTGGTACAAGTCTTACGACGCGGCATTGGTGACGAATTGGTGGTAGTGGATGGTGAAGGTGGCTGGTATAGGGTGAGGATTCAATACGCCAAAAAAGATAAACTAATTGCAGAAGTCCTTGAAAAACAAAGGGATGTTGGGGAGCCAGAAGTACGGTTGACAATCGGGCTGGCACTCTTAAAGAGTACGGATCGGTATGAGTGGTTTCTTGAAAAAGCCGTCGAGTTGGGGGTAACGGCGATTGTGCCTTTGCTGACCCAGCATACCGAGATGCGGCGTTTTAGGCCCGATCGTGCGCAAAAAGTGATGATTGCGGCCCTTAAGCAAAGTGGTCGTTCTCGTTTACCGTGCTTACATCAACCCACAAATTTTCAAGACCAACTCACCTTACAAGCCGATTTCCGCGCGGTACTTCATGAGAAAACAATGGAACCAAGCTTGTTTTCTCGGACACGTGGGGAGAAAATCGCCCACACCATGATTTTGGTCGGTCCGGAAGGAGGATTTTCCGAGGAAGAGATTCAGCAAGCGGAAGCCCATGGTTGGTTGATGGCCTCATTGGGTGAACGGCGGCTTCGTGCGGAAACGGCTGCTGTGGTTGCGGCTGGCTTAGGGTTGGTTTCTGTTTGAGGTTATGTTTTTTGCACGGCCTCGACAGCCAGACGATCAACGCGGTTGTTTAGTTCATCATTGGCATGGCCTTTCACCTTAATAAACAAGACACGGTGTTTTTGGGTTAATAAAATCAGTTCTTCCCATTGGTCGCGGTTTTCGACAGGCTTATTGTCGGCCTTTCGCCAATTTTTGTGTACCCATTTTTGCAACCATCCGGCATTGAACGCATTTGCCAAATAGCTACTATCGGTATGGAGGTGGACTTCGCAGGGTTCCTTCAGGGCTTTTAATACCTCGATTGCGGCTTGAAGCTCCATCCGGTTATTGGTCGTTTGTGCTTCTCCACCTTGTAAAACCCGTTCCTGCTGGTTATACAACAAGATGGCGGCCCAGCCTCCTGGCCCCGGATTTCCACTGCAAGCGCCATCCGTATAAGCGGTTATGCGCTTCAAGGTGTGCCTCCGGTGTTTAGCTGCTGGAGTGCTGCCTCGGCACGTTGGAATGCTGCATCACCGGGTTTTGAAAGGGTTTTCACTTTTTCGAATTGGGCTTTTGCGGCATCGCTACGGCCAATGGTCATCAACATGACTCCTTTATTAAAGTTTGCCTGAACATGATTTGGATTTTGTGCCAGAACCTGATTGGTGTTTTCGATGGCTTTCATTGGGTTTACGGCCTTGTCTTTTCGTGGAGCCTCGGTGATGGCATAGGTTAGGTAAGCAGCACCTAAATCGGTACGGACGTCGGGATTGTCTTTGAGTGTCAAGGATTTTTCATACGCATCAATGGCTTTTCCGGCGGCATCAATTCGGGTTTGAGGATCGGGTTGTTTATCCATCCAATCATACCAAAGGTGTCCGGCTTTCGACCAGACATCCGGCGTATTAATTCGTTTAGCGACTTCCGTCATCACATTTCCCGCCAAGTCTTCTCGTTGATTCTGTTGGTAAAGTAAGGCCAATTCTTCAGAAAGCCCTTGTTTTTTATTCTTGTCAGTTTCCTTTTCGATTTTGGCCATCAAGGCATCCGCTTTGTCTTGAACATCCTTTGGGATAGGGGCAGATTTTGCAACAGGAGGGGCGTTAGAGGGGGATGTTTGTGAAGTGGTGGTTGCACCCGGTGCACGGGTAAGTGGGGCATGGTCGTAGTTGGCTTTGCTCCACATGGTCATGCCGAAAAGTGCGGCCACTAAAAGTAAACTTCCACCAATCCAAAGATTCCGCGCCTTGGCTGAAAAGGATTTTGGATCGGGACTGGGAAAAATCGGACGTGGCTGGGTAGGTGCTATTGCCTCGAAAAGGCCATTTTCAGTTAGAAGTTCGGGTATTGGAGTGCCACAGGCGTAACAAAAACGGGCTTCAGAACGGTTCTCTGCACCACATTGGTCACAAAAGCGCTTTGAAAAAGGAGGCTGATTGACGGGAATTGCCGCCGTAGGTGTTTCGTTCTCGGCGATTTCTTCGTAAGTAACATGCTGGGAAAGAGACGTGCCGCATAGGTCACATTGTTCAGTTGTACTCGAAACACTCGCCCCACAAGCAGGACAAATCTGTAGGTTTTTGTTCATGGTGCCAATTTTAATTTGTATGTTTAGCCCTTGCTAATGCCTTAAATTGGGAAATGGTTCCGATTTCATCAAGACCCAAAATAGAAAATGAGTGTCTCCATCCTAAATCCACATGATTCCAATGTGTTTTTAAGACAATATGTGGGAGGTCGGTCACTAAAGTTAAACATTTATAAACGTAAAGAAATGCGTAAAACCTTATGGCTCTGGCTCTTATGGCCCTTATTCCTGAATGCCCAGACGGGAGAATGGCAACAAAAAGTAGCTTATGAAATGGATATTCAGGTGTATCCTGAAAAACATCAACTTAAAGGATTTCAACGACTTACCTATACAAACAACAGTCCTGATACCTTACAAGTGGTGTATTATCATTTATATTTTAATGCCTTTCAGCCAAATTCCATGATGGCCGAGCGGAACCGTCAGTTACCTGACCCAGATGGTAGGGTGGTTCCTCGTATTTTTAACCTCAAGGAAAATGAAATAGGCTGGCATAGGGTAGATAAACTCCGTCAGGATGGGGTAACGGTCGCCTTTGAGGTATATGATACCGTTATGAAGGTGAAGCTGGCAAAGCCTATTCCTCCCGGTGCGAATACAGTTTTCGAAATGAATTTTTGGTCGCAGGTTCCGTTACAAACACGGCGGAATGGGCGAGACTCTAATGAGGGCGTGGACTTCTCCATGAGCCAATGGTATCCCAAAATGGCGAACTACGATCAACGAGGTTGGTATGCCCGACCATATATTGGGCGTGAGTTTTATGCGCCTTTTGGTTCGTTTGATGTGAAGATCAACATGCCCAAGGCATTTGTCCTTGGTGGAACTGGCGTTGTACAAAATCCAGATGAGGTGGGGCATGGTTATGGCACAAAACAAGCCGTAGGCGATACCTTAGAGTGGCATTTTAAGGCGGAAAATGTACACGACTTTGCTTGGGTGGCCGATACAGACTATGCGCATGACATTGCAACCACGGCAAAAGGTACAAAAATACACATCTTATACCTGAAGCAGAACGTGCAGACATGGGGAGGGATGAAAGACATTGCCCCTAAAATTCTGGATAAATTAAGCGAGCTTTTTGGTGAATATGCCTATCCCCAATTTACCATTTCCCAAGCGGGCGATGGAGGAATGGAATACCCGATGATTATTTTCATCACGGGGAGTAGGGGTTCACTACAATCGTTGTTGGGTGTCACCATCCACGAGGGGGCACATGAGTGGTTTTATGGCATGATGGGGTCTAATGAGATGGATTATGCTTGGATGGATGAAGGCTTCACCAGCTATGCAACAACCGAGGTTTCCGGAAAATTACTGCGGAATCAGACCGATCCAAGTCATGCCGGAGCTTATAGTGCTATTGTTGCTGCACGTAAATATGGGTTTTATGAACCGTTAAGTACCCCTTCAGATTGGTTCGAGACCAATGGTGGTTACAGCACTGCCGCATATTCCGGCGGTCAGATGATGGCGGAAATGCTGGGCTATGTGATCTCGCCAGAACTACGGGATAAGTGGTTTTTGGAATACTACAAAAAATTCCGCTTTCGCCACCCAGAACCGCACGATTTGGAACTTCTTGCCGAAAAAATAAGTGGTCTTCAACTGGATTGGTTCTTCGATCAATGGACGTTGCGGAATTGGAAAAATGATTATGCCCTTGGCAAACTGACCTATAAAAAAACTGAAAAAGGCTACGAAACACTCGTAAACCTAAAAAGATTGGGTCGGGCGGTGATGCCCATAGACCTGCAAGTAGTGATGGAAGATGGCAGTACGCAATGGGTGAACATACCGGTATCCGAGATGCTGGGGCACAAGCCCGTTCCCAAGGGCTGGAAGGTTTTGCCTGCTTGGGGATGGACTTCACCAACCTACGATGTTTTGTTGTCGTTGCCCCAAAAACCTCTTT
It includes:
- a CDS encoding TonB-dependent receptor produces the protein MRYTVLLFLLFCQSVHAQSISGKVMDAQNQTPLPGATIQIHTIDGNRLVKGATSDFNGRFAMSIAPDCVCVLRVSFIGYADFSQRLTTQDNIEIFLTPQRLQSDAVTITAHRAELHVNPITFSNLSASDLQTRPQTRDLPALLAELPSVTYYSENGNNIGYAYLRMRGFDQRRIAVSVNGIPQNDAEDHNVYWINFFDQQGAITDIQVQRGAGSAFYGATGIGGAINIVADPYKAQRNAQFTLGYGAFNTQRFSLALNSGVGKKGTTSFFRLSRVRSDGYRMGSWTDFWRYFAGIKHLKKDASLTIQAWGGPQKDGLAYYGIDKADNGDVIKRRANYSANFDEQEWFHQPHFEVLYDKSIAKYQTLSQKLYAFIGRGYFDFDATWRTPNFFRLPENWNNLGAAERDQDFYTVSPNTSITQRARVNNADIGWLPSWSYKSNQAQTTIGGEVRWHSSVHWGRIQRASADVPENLIGDADARIYQYRGGKILTALYASHLQKIGRSTQLQGDVQAVRLAYRFFEEAYFNNKFTVPYLFINPRLGLTINLNKSASLYGSFALANREPRLKELYDAEEAGAGSTPKFEVNHGITDFSRPLVKPEQLINTELGFAFRNDITRLSVNGYFMGFRNEIVPSGGLDQFGVPRYGNAAQTQHIGIEAEGAIGLIKGLETSGNISWGKHIFVQFTEYDQSGTPLLRDGNPISLFPNLTANLRLSFRHKAIFMALSAQHTGAFCVDNGGCSTADPNDTNDAFTVINATLQFQPSQIRAKNLQLSIDLNNLLNDKILLHGNESRTFFPLATRNVFAQLRYTIE
- a CDS encoding oligosaccharide flippase family protein gives rise to the protein MKHSQETLSFGKSVTTLISGSTLGMAIGFFAQLLMIHFYTEADFGILATFQALVMVFSVIASFRIEDAMALPRSFQGATNVLVLSLLTSLVFCALLQVLFAFTAEFFAQTFQKPTLKNWLWAVPFATFLSNAVRVIELYLTRIRAFRQISLSRIVWNIGTSFGQLGAGILRLGSFGLIGGAILGRTFSLVNLFITAYFPNRTLLKRAFHPKYLVHAIKRYYRFAAYAMPAALLNTLPTQMIILGLGYFFGESVVGVYDRGYRYLVIPAGLMGSAISSVFLSQAAEALHQKGLSHVAALTYQRMLWMMTFPVLSVMLAGPELYAFILQNPNWATSGTYAQWIAPWLFFITISSVLSPIYDLLQKQRIDLIFSLTSFLFQLLVLWIFGLLGNPFWTIMALSIAGIVSRFTQLFILFTISSTPKNLIFSNFFPIFYSAMPGLLLLHFSKNLPIWGNVFWGFLLGWFAFGGMYYLFYKNKEKSNFP
- a CDS encoding 16S rRNA (uracil(1498)-N(3))-methyltransferase; this encodes MTTQYFAPLDCFEGNYVTLPSEEARHVVQVLRRGIGDELVVVDGEGGWYRVRIQYAKKDKLIAEVLEKQRDVGEPEVRLTIGLALLKSTDRYEWFLEKAVELGVTAIVPLLTQHTEMRRFRPDRAQKVMIAALKQSGRSRLPCLHQPTNFQDQLTLQADFRAVLHEKTMEPSLFSRTRGEKIAHTMILVGPEGGFSEEEIQQAEAHGWLMASLGERRLRAETAAVVAAGLGLVSV
- the rnhA gene encoding ribonuclease HI — protein: MKRITAYTDGACSGNPGPGGWAAILLYNQQERVLQGGEAQTTNNRMELQAAIEVLKALKEPCEVHLHTDSSYLANAFNAGWLQKWVHKNWRKADNKPVENRDQWEELILLTQKHRVLFIKVKGHANDELNNRVDRLAVEAVQKT
- a CDS encoding zinc ribbon domain-containing protein codes for the protein MNKNLQICPACGASVSSTTEQCDLCGTSLSQHVTYEEIAENETPTAAIPVNQPPFSKRFCDQCGAENRSEARFCYACGTPIPELLTENGLFEAIAPTQPRPIFPSPDPKSFSAKARNLWIGGSLLLVAALFGMTMWSKANYDHAPLTRAPGATTTSQTSPSNAPPVAKSAPIPKDVQDKADALMAKIEKETDKNKKQGLSEELALLYQQNQREDLAGNVMTEVAKRINTPDVWSKAGHLWYDWMDKQPDPQTRIDAAGKAIDAYEKSLTLKDNPDVRTDLGAAYLTYAITEAPRKDKAVNPMKAIENTNQVLAQNPNHVQANFNKGVMLMTIGRSDAAKAQFEKVKTLSKPGDAAFQRAEAALQQLNTGGTP
- a CDS encoding M1 family metallopeptidase, with protein sequence MRKTLWLWLLWPLFLNAQTGEWQQKVAYEMDIQVYPEKHQLKGFQRLTYTNNSPDTLQVVYYHLYFNAFQPNSMMAERNRQLPDPDGRVVPRIFNLKENEIGWHRVDKLRQDGVTVAFEVYDTVMKVKLAKPIPPGANTVFEMNFWSQVPLQTRRNGRDSNEGVDFSMSQWYPKMANYDQRGWYARPYIGREFYAPFGSFDVKINMPKAFVLGGTGVVQNPDEVGHGYGTKQAVGDTLEWHFKAENVHDFAWVADTDYAHDIATTAKGTKIHILYLKQNVQTWGGMKDIAPKILDKLSELFGEYAYPQFTISQAGDGGMEYPMIIFITGSRGSLQSLLGVTIHEGAHEWFYGMMGSNEMDYAWMDEGFTSYATTEVSGKLLRNQTDPSHAGAYSAIVAARKYGFYEPLSTPSDWFETNGGYSTAAYSGGQMMAEMLGYVISPELRDKWFLEYYKKFRFRHPEPHDLELLAEKISGLQLDWFFDQWTLRNWKNDYALGKLTYKKTEKGYETLVNLKRLGRAVMPIDLQVVMEDGSTQWVNIPVSEMLGHKPVPKGWKVLPAWGWTSPTYDVLLSLPQKPLYAEIDPLGLMLDENRLNNINKGKHANVTAFMKPPQLYGNRYSRAWAVFPAYNSTMGVGVGAQVRGIAPFNNDLLNTQVSLYTGLGSKDYQVETLSDALALINYDFLYEKELGRHLGDWRAKLSFDSDQGIVEDRLVVSHNLTPFLDRKSFKRTLTLGFTHNDRIIEGAYPNEGYIWSDKNVLSGMVAYRSQKADRFVEAMLEFGGASLDKPVALDDYNSANRMQIKAQRRLGLGRSKNGLARLHIGIGPKNLAPQKRFIAGSPDLENQWRSDAFRTLSSLSTVTNVKAFSGVGPISYSFGRDEGFFMIAGSLLWEVNPKLKSPVLAPLTANVFLGLATMGGSLLNDGGFAVNYNLASLGSLSKWVKQSDVLSGMNLSLKFPLFVGTPHLVDGKNKFAFRYKFGVEHAF